A portion of the Pseudomonas sp. GR 6-02 genome contains these proteins:
- a CDS encoding polyamine ABC transporter substrate-binding protein, protein MKMFGRTLLTLSLLGAITAGAQANDKVLRVYNWSDYIAPDTVKKFEDETGIRVTYDVFDSNETLEARLLAGKSGYDIVVPSNSFLAKQIKAGVYQELDKSKLPNWKNLNPVLLKNASASDPDNGHAFPYMWGSIGIGYNPAKVKEVLGTDAPVNSWDLLFKPENAAKLKACGISFLDSPTEMLPAALHYLGYPVNSRDKAQITEAEALFMKIRPSVAYFHSSKYISDLANGNICVAVGYSGDVLQAKARAQEAGDKVKIEYSIPKEGAGSFYDMVAIPRDAANVDNAYLFMNFLMRPDIIAEVTNSIGYSNANTAATPLVDEAIRDDPGSYPPQAVMATLYAIPDMPIATQRIMTRGWTRVKLGK, encoded by the coding sequence ATGAAAATGTTTGGCAGGACTCTGCTGACACTGTCCTTATTGGGCGCAATCACCGCTGGCGCCCAGGCCAATGACAAGGTACTGCGCGTCTACAACTGGTCGGATTACATCGCCCCGGACACCGTCAAGAAGTTCGAAGACGAGACCGGTATCCGCGTGACCTACGATGTGTTCGACAGTAACGAAACCCTTGAGGCACGGCTGCTGGCGGGAAAATCGGGCTATGACATCGTGGTGCCGTCCAACAGTTTCCTGGCCAAGCAGATCAAGGCCGGGGTCTATCAGGAACTGGACAAATCGAAGCTGCCGAACTGGAAGAATCTCAACCCGGTGCTGCTGAAAAACGCCTCGGCCAGCGACCCGGATAACGGCCACGCCTTCCCGTACATGTGGGGTTCGATCGGCATCGGTTACAACCCGGCCAAGGTCAAGGAAGTGCTCGGCACAGATGCCCCGGTGAATTCCTGGGACTTGCTGTTCAAACCGGAAAACGCCGCCAAGCTCAAAGCCTGTGGCATCAGCTTTCTTGATTCACCGACGGAAATGCTTCCGGCTGCCCTGCACTATCTGGGCTATCCGGTGAACTCCCGGGACAAGGCGCAAATCACCGAAGCCGAGGCGCTGTTCATGAAGATCCGGCCATCGGTGGCCTACTTTCATTCGTCGAAATACATCTCCGACCTGGCCAACGGCAACATCTGCGTCGCCGTCGGTTACTCCGGCGACGTGCTGCAAGCCAAGGCCCGCGCCCAGGAAGCCGGCGACAAGGTCAAGATCGAGTACAGCATCCCGAAAGAAGGCGCCGGCAGCTTTTACGACATGGTCGCCATCCCCCGGGACGCCGCCAACGTCGACAACGCCTACCTGTTCATGAACTTCCTGATGCGTCCGGACATCATCGCCGAAGTCACCAACAGCATCGGCTACAGCAATGCCAACACGGCGGCCACGCCGTTGGTGGACGAAGCGATTCGTGACGACCCGGGATCGTATCCGCCACAAGCGGTGATGGCGACGTTGTATGCCATTCCTGACATGCCGATTGCCACCCAGCGGATCATGACCCGGGGCTGGACGCGGGTGAAGCTGGGCAAGTAA